The Carbonactinospora thermoautotrophica sequence GCAGCCTGACCAAGACCTGGGGCCTGGCTGGCCTGCGGGTCGGGTACGCGCTGGCCGGCCCGGACCTGATCCGGGAACTCGCCCACGCCCAGCCGCTGTGGGCGGTCTCCACCCCGGCGCTGGTGGCCGCCGAGGCGTGCAGCACGCCCGCCGCCTTGGCCGAGGTCGAGCGGGACGCCCACGCTCTCGCCGCGGAGCGCGCCTACCTGGTGGAGCGGCTGCACGCCGTCCCCGGCGTGCACCTGCCGGTCCGGCCGCGCGCCTCGTTCGCGCTGCTCCGCGTGCCGGACGGCCGCGCGGTCCGGGAGCGGCTGCGTGCGCTCGGCTTCGCGGTGCGCCGCGCCGACACCTTCCCCGGCCTGGGGCCCGACTGGCTGCGCGTGGCGGTACGCGACCGAGGAGTCACCGACGCCTTCATCGCCGCGCTGCAGGAAGCCCTGCGCCTCGGCGCGACGCACGGCCGGCGCGAAGCGGCCGATCCGGTGAGCCCGCATAGCGCGGGTGGAGCGAAGGAGGCACGATGAGCGGGACGTACGAGCCGTCGATCCGCGACGCGGTGCACCGGGTGATCCGGGAACGCCGCGACGTGCGCACCGGGTTCCGGCGCGACCCGATCCCGGACGACGTCCTCACCCGGATCCTGGAGGCGGCGCACCACGCGCCCAGCGTCGGGTTCTCCCAGCCGTGGGACTTCCTGCTCGTCCGCTCCGAGGAAACCCGGCGTCGGGTGCGCGAGCTGGCCATGCGGCAGCGCGACTGGTACGCCGACGCGCTCCCGGCCGCGCGCGCCCGCGCGTTCCGCGGCCTGAAAATCGAGGCGATCCTGGACACGCCGGTCAACATCGTGGTCACCTGCGACCCGACCCGCGGCGGCCGGTACACGCTCGGCCGCTACAGTCAGCCGCAGACGGCCGCGTACTCCGCCTGCCTCGCGGTGGAGAACCTGTGGCTGGCCGCCCGCGCCGAAGGGCTCGGCGTGGGCTGGGTGAGCTTCTTCGACGAGCGCGAGCTGGCCGGCCTGCTGGGCATCCCGCGGCACCTGGAGGTAGTCGCCTACCTGTGCGTCGGGTACGTGGACGCCTTCCCCGACGAGCCCGAGCTGGCCGCCGCCGGCTGGGCCCGCCGCCGCCCGCTCGCCTGGGCCGTGCACGAGGAGCGGTACGGGCGGCGCACGCTGCCTGGACAGGAGCCGGTGAGTCTGCTGGAGGAGACGCTGGCCGCGATCCGCCCGCTGGACGAGGACGCGGTCGCCGACGCTCGGAGCCGGCAGGACCGGATGACCAAGCCCCGCGGCTCGCTCGGTGTCCTGGAGGACGTGTCGGTCCAGCTCGCCGGGCTCGCCGGGGCCTGCCCGCCACCGCTGCCGGAGCCGGCCGCGGTCGCGGTGTTCGCCGGCGACCACGGCGTCCACGCGCAAGGCGTGACACCCTGGCCGCAGGAGGTCACCGCCCAGATGGTCGCCAACTTCCTGGCCGGTGGTGCGGTCGTGAACGCGTTCGCCGCCCAGGTCGGCGCCGAGGTGTGCGTGGTCGACGTGGGCGTGGTGGCCGACCTGGAGCCCACCCCGGGCCTGCTGCCCCGCAAGGTCCGGTACGGCACCGCCGACATGACCGAGCAGCCCGCCATGACCCGGGAGGAGGCCGTCCGCGCTGTGGAGGTCGGCGTCGAGACCGCGCGCGACCTGGTCGCCGCCGGCAACCGCTGCCTGGTCACCGGCGACATGGGCATCGCCAACACCACCGCGTGCGCCGCACTGATCGCCGCGTTCACCGGCTCGGACCCCGCCGCGGTGACCGGCCGCGGCACGGGCGTGGACGACGCGACGTACGCCCACAAGATCGACGTCGTGCGCCGTGCCCTGGACCGGCACTGCCCGGATCCGGCCGACCCGCTCGGTGTCCTCGCCGCCGTGGGCGGCCTGGAGCATGCCGCGATCGCCGGGTTCCTGCTCGGCGCCGCGGCGCTGCGCGTGCCGGTGATCCTGGACGGCGTGATCGCCGGATCGGCCGCGCTGGTCGCCGCCGCGCTCGAGCCGACCGCCAAGGCCGCCTGGATCGCCGGCCACCGCTCCGCCGAGCCCGGCCACGCCATCGCCCTCCGCCATCTGGGCCTGCGCCCGCTGGTCGACCTGGAACTCCGCCTCGGTGAGGGCACCGGCGCCCTGCTCGCCCTGCCGCTGGTCCAGTCCGCGGTACGGGCGCTCCGCGAGGTCGCCACCTTCGACTCGGCCGGGGTTTCGGAGAAGAACTGAAGGCCGCCGTCGCCGAAACAGCCGTGAAACAATGGGGCGCTCCACTGGGAAAGACATGAGCGAGAAAGCACACCTGATCTATCCCGCCGGCCTGAACCTGGCGGGCCGCCGCGTCGTGGTCGTCGGCGGCGGGGCGGTGGCGCAACGGCGCCTGCCCGGGCTGCTCGACGCCGGGGCTGACGTGCTGCTGATCGCGCCGCACGTCACGCCCTCGATCGAGGCCATGGCGGCGGCCGGGGAGATCCGGTGGGAGCGCCGTCCGTACCGGCCGGGCGACCTGGAGCACGCCTGGTACGCGCTGGCCCTCACCGACTCGCCCGAGGTGAACGCCGCGGTGGCGGCCGAGGCCGAGCAGCGGCGCGTCTTCTGCGTCCGCGCCGACCAGGCGCATCTCGGCACCGCGCGTACCCCCGCCACCGGCCGGCACGACGAGATCACGGTCGCCGTGCTGAGCGGGGACCCGCGCCGGTCGGCTGCGGTGCGCGACGCGGTGGTCGAGAGCCTGCGCGAGGGTACGCTGGCCGCGCCCCACCACCGGGAGAAGCGGCCCGGCGTGGCCCTGGTCGGCGGCGGGCCGGGCGACCCGGAGCTGATCACGGTGCGGGGCCGGCGGCTGCTCGCCGAGGCCGACGTCGTGGTCGTGGACCGGCTCGCGCCCCGCGCGCTGCTGGACGAGCTGCCCCCGTACGTCGAGGTGGTCGACGCGGCGAAGATCCCGTACGGCCGGGCGATGGCACAGGAGGAGATCAATCGGATCATCGTCGAGCGCGCCAAGGCCGGGAAGTTCGTGGTGCGGCTCAAGGGCGGTGACTCGTTCGTGTTCGGCCGTGGCTACGAGGAGGTCATCGCCTGCGCCGAGGCGGGCGTCCCGGTCACGGTCGTGCCCGGCATCACCAGCGCGATCGCCGTGCCGGCGCTGGCCGGCATCCCGGTCACCCACCGGGGGATCGCGCACGAGTACACCGTCGTGTCCGGGCACGTCGACCCGGACAGCCCCAAGTCGCTCGTGGACTGGACAGCCCTGGCCCGCCTGCGCGGCACGCTGGTGCTGCTCATGGCCGTCGAGCGGCTCGGGGCCATCGCGAAGACGTTGATCGAGCACGGGCGGGACGCCGACACCCCGGCGGCCGTCATCCAGGACGGCACCCTGCCGGGTGAGCGGGTCGTGCGGGCCACGCTCGGCACGATCGCCGAGGCGGCCGAGCGTGAAGGCGTCCGCCCTCCAGCCGTGGTCGTGATCGGAGACGTGGTACGCCTGTCCGCGCTAGGCGGTTAGGCGTGCAGGTGCGCCTCCTGGTGGGTGACCGCCTCGATGTCGGCGGCGGCCTTCTCCAGCAGTTCGTGCGCCAGATTCGACAGGGCCCGGGCGGTGGCCACCTCCTCGCCGATCTTCGGTTCGGGCTTGTCGTGCGGGTTGCGGCGCGAGTACCCGTGGCCCACGCAGTCGGGGGCATTGGGTCCGGTCAGCCGTGCCGTCGCCGCGGTGCGCGTGCCGTCCTCTTCGAAGGTGACCTCGACGTTCCAGCGGTTCTCCATGGGAACCACCTCCTGCATTCCAGGGTGCTCCTATTCCCGTATTCCCGCCAGGGCGAAAGGCCCTGAGCGTTTGCCGTACCGTCGACAGATCGTGGGAACCGTGTACGAGGTGGCCGATCCGGCCGACCCGCGGCTGGCCGACTACGTGGCGCTGACCGACGTCGAGCTGCGCCGCCGCAAGGAGCCGGCCGAGGGGCTGTTCATCGCCGAGGGGGAGAAGGTGATCCGGCGAGCGCTCGCCGCCGGGTACCCGATGCGGTCGATGCTGCTCAGCCCCCGGTGGCTCGACGCGATGCGCGACGTGATCGAGGCCGCCGACGCGTCGGTGTACGTGGGGGGCGAGGCCCTGCTGGAAGGCGTCACCGGATACCGCGTGCACCGCGGCGCGCTGGCCGCGATGGCGCGCAAGCCGCTGCCGCCGCCGGGCGAGCTGCTCGCCACCGGCCGGCGGCTGGCGATCCTGGAGGATCTGGTCGACTCCACGAACGTGGGGGTTGTCTTCCGTGGCGCGGCCGCCCTCGGCATCGACGCGGTGCTGCTCAGCCCGCGGTGCGCCGACCCGCTGTACCGCCGGGCGGTCAAGGTCTCCATGGGCGCGGTGTTCACGATCCCGTACGCCCGCCTGGAGCCCTGGCCCGCGGCCCTGGCCGAGGCCCGGGCCGCCGGGTATACGCTGCTCGCCCTGACCCCGGACGAGCGGGCCGTGCCGCTCCACCAGGTCCCGTCCGCGGCCCTGGAGCGCTGCGCCCTGCTGCTCGGCGCCGAGGGGCCGGGCCTGTCCCCCCGCGCGCTGGAAGCCGCCGACCTGCGGGTGCGCATCCCCATGGCCCGCGGCGTCGACTCGCTCAACGTGGGCGCGGCGGCGGCCGTCGCCTTCTACGCGGTCACCACGAGATGAGGCGGCACCCGGTCCGCGGAGAGGTGCGTACTCGGCGCATCGGCGGCAGGCCCTGCATCGGTGATGCCGGTCAGCGCCTCCGGGGTGCCGTGGTAGAGCAGCTCGCCGGTGTCGCCGCCGCAAGAGACGCTGGTGGGGACTTTCCAGCACGTGAAAGGCGTTGAACTTTACATGAAAGGCGACAAGGTCGAGATCGTGGTCGATGCCGGTGACACCACCCGCACGTACGAGGTGGTGGCCACCCGGGCCGGCCGCCGGGTCGAGGTGAGCATCGGGCGCGGCGTCGTCGAGGTCGCCGAGGTCACGCGGGGTGGAAGCGTCGCCCGCACCGCCCGGTTCATGGCCAACCGGGTGCTCGCGCTGGTCGAGCACCCCGCCTCCCGCGCGCTGCTGCCCGACGAGGAAGGCACCGCCCGCCAGCCGGGCGAGCGCCCGCGGACGAAGGGTGGTACCACCGAGACGGCGGCGTGAACACGCCCTCAGGCGACGACCGCGAGCAACTCCTCGTGGAACTCGCGGACGACTGGCACGTCCCGGAACCGGGTGGACTGTCGCTGGAAGTCCCGCAGCCGTTGCACGCTGCGGGCCGAGGCGACCTGCTGGGCGGCTGCCAACGCCTCCCGGGCGGTCGCGCAGGCCCGGTCCAGGTCCTCCAGGAGCAGCTGGGTTGAGGCCAGCCGACCCAGGTACAGGGCATGGTTGCGGACCTGGTCGGTGTCCTGCAGGGCCAGTGCCTCGGTGAGCAGGGGCTCCGCCTCGGCGGGCCGGCCCAGGTCCAGGAAGCAGATCCCGGCGTTGGCGGCGAGTTCGGCGGCGTCGAAGAACGCCACCGAGGTCCGCGAGGCCTCCTGCCCGGCCTCGGCGAACGCCTCCCGCGCGCGGTCCAGCGCCCGCAGGCACGGCGTCTCCTCGCCGAGCTTGGCGTACCCGCGCGCCTCCCGGGCGGCGAGCATGGCCTCCTCGCGCGGGGTCAGCGCGCCCGCCGCCCCGTCCCGCCCGGAGCGGGCCAGCGCCACGCCCTCGCGCGCCTTGCCGACGTACGTCGCCTGCAGGCTCATGCAGCCGAGGATCTGGGCGACGAGCCGGCGGTTCTCCGCGCCGTGGGCCGCGTACAGCGCCATGTCGTAGTACCGCCACGCGTCGCGGTACCGGCCCGCGTCGTAGCTGAGCCAGCCGCCGAGCTGGGCGAGCTCGGCGACGGCCGAGTGCAGCCGCCGGGCGAGGCCCGGCGGGCAGGAGCCCTTCAGCAGGGCGAAGGCACGGCGTACGTGGCGGGCGATCGGGGTGCACAGGTCGCTGCCCCCGAGTTCGCGGTCGATGTGCTGGAACCGTTTGACCAGGGCCTCGATCCGTTCCACGGCGGCGAGACCGACCCGCGCCGGGGTCTCGTTCTCGTCACCGATCCAGGACAGTCCGAGGCCCGGGCCGGGGGCGACCCAATCGCTCGTCTCCTCATCCACCCCCAGGCCGGTGATGGCCAGCGCGCCGCCGACGAACTCACGGCGCCTCACGGGGTCATCACACTCCTCGGCATTTTCGCTCTCGGTCCTCGTGGGCGCGGTGAGCCGGGGAACCGCCTCGGAGAGCTGGCCCGGTATGCGGAACCCCAGCTCCTCGACGGAGACACCGAGTAGCTCGGTCAGCACACGGCGGTACGCCGGGCTGGGCCAGCGCACCTCTCCGCGCTCCCAGCGGCCCACCCGTTTTTCGTCGGCGGCGAGGTTCAACCCCATGCTCGCCGCTTTCGCTCGGATGGCCTCCGCGAATTCCTGCTGGCTCCAGTTCCGCTGGATCCGCAACGCCCGGAGCTTGTGGTTGGGCGTGTGTTCCTTGCCGGCTTTCTGGAACACCATGAACCCCCTCCTCCCGCGTCCGGTCATGACGCTAGCGCCGCTCGGTCACTTGCTGTAGCAAATTCACTCCAAAAAGTGACGAGGGCACCCGAAAGGCACCAGAAAGGGTTCCTCAAGGGCGTGGCGCGCGGCGCCGGGGCACGCTTGGCTTTTGCGACGTTTGCACGCGGGACGACAACGACAGGGCGCGAAGCCAGGAGGTGAGCTGGATGCTCTCGAGCCGGCGCGTGGGCGCCATGTCGAACGCGGCGACGTTCGACTCGGCCGCGTATGGCGCGGAGAGCCGGTGCTGGCTGCTCGGTTCGCACCGTCCGCGGGGTGAGTCCGCGGACCAGGACGAGATGACCGACGGTGAGGTGCCGGGCGGAGCCAGCGGCTGGAGCACCCCGCCGGCCGCCCCGGGCCCGCGGTGATTCCTGTCCTACAACGAGCCCTGACGTGCGCGGGTACGCCAGGGCTCGCTGCGGCGGCCTAGCCGACCTGTTCGTGGTCTGGCACGACGGACTCCACCGGCGTTCCGCGCCGGGGCCGGGGGATCGCCGAGCCCAGCGGGACGACAGGGCCGGTCCGCCCGTTCGCGACCGGCGGCCGCCATCGCCCGGACCCGGTCAACCGTACCAGGGACAGCAGCGGCCGGTCCGACAGCCGGGCGAGCGCGAACGCGGCCAGCACCGAGGCGCACGCGGTCGTCAGGCCGGCCAGTTCCAGCGCCTGGCGCGGGCCGAACCGGTCGCACAGCCAGCCGAGCGCTGGACCGCCGACCGCGCCCGCCGCCGAGGCCACCAGCCCGTGTACCGCGATCACCCGGCCTCGCATGTGCTCGGCGCTGTCGAGCTGGACCCGGGTGCCCATGGTCGTGTCGATGATCACCGCGCCGGCCGCGATCGGGAACATGAGCAGCGCGAACATGGCCAGCCCCGGTGCGGTGCCGCTCATCAGCTGCAGCATGCTCGTCACCGCGGCCATGACCAGCAGCAACCGTACGGTGAGCCGCTTGCGGGCCGCCGCGAGCACACCGCCGGCCACCGTGCCGACGGCGAAGACGACCGACAGCAGGCCGTACCCGGGGGCGCCCGCCCCCAGCGGACCCTCGCTCATCGCGGCCATCGTGACCTGGTAGTTGCGGCCCAGGCTGCTCAGCGTGAACCCCAGCGCGAACAGCACCAGCAGGCGGGGCATCGCCCGAAGGTACCGCAGGCCGGCCACGATCCCGCGCTGGTGCCGGGCGGGCCGCGCGATCCGGTGCAGTTGGTCGGTGCGCACCGCGAGGATCGCGGCGAGCACCGCGCCGAAGCTCAGCGCGTTGAGCAGGAACAGGGCTCCGGTGCCGGTGAGGGGCACCAACGCTCCCGCGAGGCTCATGCCGAGGATCCGGCCGGAGGAGTTGATGATCGAGCCGAGCGCGAGCGCGTTCCCCAGGTCCTCGCGGCCCACGATCTCCGCGCCGAACCGGCCGAGTGCCGGGCCCTCCAGCGAGCCGACGACCCCGGAGACGAACGCCACCGCGTACACCGGGAGCACCGAGTCGTCGTGACGGTATGCGATCACGGCGAGCGCCGCCGCGAGCAGCGCGTGCCCGGTCTGCGTCACCAGCAGCAGCGGACGGGCCGGAACCCGGTCCGCGATGGCTCCGCCCCACAGGCCGAACATCAGCGCCGGCACGGCCTGGAGCAGGATCGCGAACCCGACGTGGGTGGCCGAGGAAGTGAGCTGGAGGATCAGCCAGTTCAGGCCGAGGACCTGCATCCAGGTGCCGGTGACCGAGATCAGGTCGGCGGTGGCCCAGAGCCGGTAGTTGCGGTGTTTCAGGGCACTGAACATCGGCGGCAACCGCCGCACCTGCGTCTCCTCTCGTCGGCTGACCCGCGGGCACGGCGGTCCGCGAACATCGGTGCCTCGTGATTTGTTCCGGCGACCGAGTCTACTGCTGCGTAATGTGCGATATATGGGGTTAAGAAACTACAAAACGTTGCGAAAACGGCACCATGTCGAATGTCACAGTAAGACACGCCCGGCCCTGCCGGTGATCTCGGCCGGAGTGACCCGCGCGATGGCGAGCAGGGCGAGCATTCTCCTGCCCCCGGGGACGCCTGCGCTGGTTCGACGCGGGGATGGAGGGGTTGTCTTCACGACGGCGTCGGACCCCGGGCCGGGCGGGGATGGTCAGGCGGCGATCTCGGCGGGGTCGAGCGGGCGCAGCTCGTCGGCGTAGCTCACCGAGACGCGGCGCATCACGCCGTCCTCGGTGATCACGTACTGGCCCAGGCGCCACAGCGGCGGGGAGTACGCGTGGATCGACACGCTCTGGGGCGCCACGCCGGTGAGGCGGTGGATGTGGTCGGGGCCGAAGCAGAACGACTCGCCCTCCTTGACCACCACCTCCACGTGGTCGCCGCCGATGCGCGGGTTGCTCTCCAAGATCGCACCCTGGACCACACGCACCGCGCCGGAGGAGACGTCGTGGTCGTGCCAACCGGTGTCGTTCCGCGGGGTCCAGCACAGCAGCCACACGTCGACGTACTCGTCGCGGTAGAGCGACTCGTAGTGCCGCTTCTCGTCGGAGAAGGCCACCAGGTGACGCCACAGCTCAGGACGTTCGGCCAGATTGTCGACGAGCTGACGCAGCTCCCGCTTGTCCAGGGTGCGGGCGGGCAGCGCCTCGAAGGTCATCGCGGTCCTCCTCTGCTGTGCCTGATCGCTGCTGTGTCTGATCGTTCGCCGTGGAGCAGGCGATGCGGGTTCGTGGTGCGCAGGGCGCACATAGCGGCGTCGCCGAGGCCGGGATCGCGCGGCGACGCGTACGGCCGGTCGGACCCGTGCACGATCACGTCGATGCCGAGCACGCGGACCACGGCGTCGACCGCCCGTGGCCCGTAGGAGGACGTCTCGACGAAGACGTCCGGGTCGACCACCCCCCTGCCGCCGCCGCGCACGGCCAGCCGCTCGCCGTGCAGCGGCGCGAGGCCGGCCAGCAGGGCGAAGCAGACGCGCAAAGAGGGGTGGCGCGGCCGGCCGTACGCCCGGAACGCGAACCAGGCCTGGTGCATCTGTTGCACGTACGGCACGAGCGCGGGCCACCAGGCGGGTGCCCCCGGCGGGGCGGGCGGCGCGGCCCCGGGATGCACGAACAGCGGTAGGCCCCGCCGCTCCAGCAGGTCGAGCAGCGGGGCGCAGCGCGCGTACCCGGCCTCGTCGAGCAGCGCGGTGGCGGGCAACTGCAGGCCGACGAACCCGCGGCGCAGCTCCCGGTCCAGCGCGGCCGGGTCGATCTCGGTCAGGCACGCGGACGCCCACGCGCGGAACGGCTCAGGCAGCGCGGCGGCGCCGTCGTGGTACGCGGCGAGCAGGGGCGCGGCCTCCTCCGGCGGCAGCCACTCCACGCCGAGCGGGCTGGACAGCGACACGAGCGCGAGATCCAGGCCGTCCGCCCGGACCAGCTCGGCGCGGCGAGCCACGTCGTGGTCGGCCGGGTCCACCTCGTAGTCCGGCTCGCCGGCCAGCAGCAGCGTCCACCCGACCAGGCGGGGCGGCTCGGCGCGCTCGCGCAGCGCCTCGACGAAGGGGGTGGGCCACAGGTGCTGGTGCACGTCGGCACGCACGCCGCCACCTCCTCGCGTATCCGTACATCCGCCTGGTCGCACTGCCTGAACCGATTCACTGAACCGTTTCAGTGAATCGGTTCACCAGGTTTCGTGTCAAGCTGCCGCACCTGGCTCGCGGGGGCTGAACAACATGGCGGCGCGCACTAGGCTGGCTCCGTGCGGCAATCCCGGAAACGCGCCACCATCCGCCAGGTCGCCGAGGCCACCGGTTTATCGCCGGCCGCGGTCTCGTACGCGCTGCGCGGCATGCAGGTGTCGGAGGAGACCCAGCGGCGGGTGCGCCAGGCCGCCGCCGAGCTGGGGTACGAGGCCAACCCCATCGCCCGCGCGTTGGCCAGCGGGCGCACCGGCATGGTCGGCCTGCTGTGCGGCTCGCTGGAGGACCTGTGGCAGCAGTCCCTGGCGGTCGGCATCAGCCGGGCGCTGCTGGCCCGTGACCGGTACGCGCTGATCCTCGACGCGGCCGGCGACCCCGCGCGCGAGCGGCTGCTCGCCCAACAGTTGCGCGACCAGCGGGTGGACGGCCTGATCGTGTTCCCGCTCGACCCGTCCGCCGCCCTGTGGGCCGAGCTGGCCGACACCCTGCCGGTCGTCTCGATCGGCGACTCCCTCCAGGGCGCGACCACCACCGGCGAGGTGGTGTTCGACAACCGCGCCGGGGTCACCCTGGCCCTGGAGCACCTGCACGCGCTCGGTCACCGGCGGATCGCCGTGCTCACCCCGACCCGCTCGAGCACCCCCGACCGCCCGGCAGAGGTGCGCGTCGCAGCCGAGGCGGACCGGCTCGGGCTGGACGTGTCCGTCGTCACCTCGCCGCACGCGTTGCCCGAGGCCACCGAGGTCGCCCGCCGCGTGCTGAGCGCGCGGAACCGCCCGACCGCGGTCTTCTGCTTCGCCGACTCCATCGCCTACGGCGCGTACGCGGCAGCCCGCGAGCTGGGGCTGGACATCCCCGGCGACGTGTCCGTGGCCGGGTACGACGCCCACCCCATGTCCCGGCTGCTCACCCCGGAGCTCACCACGTTCGACTGGGGCGTCGACAGCATCATCCGCCAGGCCGTCCGCCTCGTGGTCAACGCGATCGACGGCAAACCCCAGCGCCGCCGCATCGTCCACCCGCCGAAGCTGTGCCCCGGCGCGTCGACGAGCGTCCCTGCCCGCTGAACCGCCTGGTGGGGCCGGGCAGCCGGCGACCGCGCGGTGGGGGGAATCAGGCGTGGACCAGCGCGTCGGGGGTCAGCTGGTCCGGGGTGGTGTGACCGGACAGCGCGAGGGTCAGGTCGAGCTCGGCGAGCAGGCAGCGCAGCACGTGGCGCACCCCCTCCTCGCCGCCGAGCGCGAGGCCGTACACGTACGGGCGGCCGACCAGGACGGCGTCCGCACCCAAGGCGAGGGCCTTGACCACGTCGGCGCCGGTGCGGATCCCGCTGTCGAACAGGATGGCGGCCCGGCCGTCGACCGCGGCGGCCACGCCGGGGAGGGCGTCCAGCGCGGCGATCGAACCGTCCACCTGCCGACCGCCGTGGTTGGACACGATCACCCCGTCCATGCCGGCGTCCACGGCCCGGCGGGCGTCGTCGGGGTGGAGGATCCCCTTGAGCAGGATCGGCCCGTCCCAGTGTTCGCGCAGGAACGGCAGGTCTTCCCAGGTCTTGCTGGGGTCGGCGAACATGGCGGCCCAGTGGGCCACCGCGGCGGCCGGGTCCTCCTCCGCCGGCTTGGCCAGGCCGGCGCGGAAAGCCGGGTCGGCGAGGTAGTTGGCGAGCCCGACCCGCTGGAGGAACGGCAGGTACGCCTGGTCGAGGTCGCGCGTGCGCCAGGCGAGCAGGAACGTGTCGAGCGTGACGACCAGCGCCTCGTACCCCGCCCGCTCGGCCCGCTCCAGGAAGCTCACCGCCACCTCACGGTCGCGCGGCCAGTACAACTGGTACCAGCGCGGCGCGTCCCCGGCCGCCTGCGCGACCTCCTCCATCGGGTACGAGGCGACGGTGCTGTGCACCAGTGGCAGGCCGAGCGAGGCGGCGGCCCGGGCGACGGCCAGCTCGCCCTCGGGGTGGACGACGGAGAGCACGCCGACCGGGGCGAGCAGCACCGGGGCCGGCATGCGGGTGCCGAGTACGGTCCGGGACAGGTCCCGGACGGTGACGTCCCGCAGCATCCGGGGCACGATCCGCCACCGGTCGAATGCCGCCCGGTTGGCGCGCATGGTGGCGCCTGTGCCGGCGCCGCCGGCGACGTACCCGTACGCTGTGGGTTCCATCCGGTCCCGGGCGATCTCCGCCAAGGCGGAGAGGTCGGTGGTGATCGGCGGGACCTGCCCGCTGAGGCCGCCCAGGTAGATCTCGTACTGGTACGCGCCGAAGTGCCGCTGGTCGGGGACGAGGGGCGGGCTGCCCGTGTGCTCCATGCCGGGGACCCCCTTCTCGGGTGATCTGTCCGCTGCTTTCTGGCATGGAACCATGCGTTTGCCTAGGCTGTGAATAGCTTCGTACATGTTCCCAGAAGGGCTCCAGGGTGAGAAGTGGCGACCAGGCGACCCGGCAGCGGACTCCCACCGAACGGCTGCTCGCGCTCTTCGACGGTCACCGGCTGTCGCCCACCCAGCGCCGGATCGCCCAGTACCTGCTGGACCACCTGCCCGAGGCCGCGTTCCTGTCCAGCGTCGACCTGGCCGAGCGGGCGGGCGTGAGCCAGCCGTCGGTGACCAGGTTCGCGGTCGCGCTCGGCTTCTCCGGGTACCCGGCCCTGCGCGAGGCGTTGCGGCCGATCGCGCTGAGCGCCGCCGCTGACTCGCCTGACACCCCCGAGGAGATCCGGCGCAACGAGCTGCAGGCCGCGGTCGCCGCCGAGATACGCAACCTAGAGAGTCTGCACCGGATGCTGGCCAACCCGACCCAGGTGCTCGACCTCGGCCGGCGGCTCGCCGCCTCGGTGCCGCTCACCGTGCTCGGCCTGCGGATCTCCGCGCCGCTCGCCGAGTACTTCGCGTACGCCGCCAAACGCATCCATCCCGACGTGCGCTGCGTCACCGCGGGCGGCAGCGCGGTGTACGACGCGCTGCTGCAGGCCCAGACCGCGGGCGGGACGTGGCTGCTCGCGTTCGCCATGCCCCGGTACGCGGCCGAGACCGTGCAGGCGCTGCGGTTCGCCCGCGAACTGGGGCTGAAGTCCGCCGTGGTGACCGATGTGCCGTTCGTGCCGTTTGCCCGGGACGTCGACATGGTCCTCCCGGTGGGGGTCGGTTCGCGCCTGGTCTTCGACTCCTACGCCGCCCCGGTCGTGCTCGCCGCCGTCGTCCTCCAGGCCATGGCCGACGCCGCCCCGGAGCGCACCCAGACCTGCCTGGAGGCGTACGAGCAGGTGGCCGAGCGCGAGGACTTCTTCTACGGGCGCTGACCCCGGCCGGGTGGTCCCAACCGTTCGGAAAGCTCTCGCGTTCGCCGGGGGGACCAAGTGGATGGGCTCCGCTCAGAGCCCGGCGAGCTGCGGCAGCACCCGCGCCGCCTGGTCCAGGTCCTCGTCCAGGGACCGGTCGGTGGTCACCGGGCTGAGCGCGGCGTCGGCCAGCTCGTACGCCTCGCGCAGCGCGCCCGGGGCCGGGGTGAGGCCGCGCATGCGCAGCGCTCGCACCGTGGCGACCAGCTCGCAGGAGAGCACGACGCGGTAGGCGTACACGGCCTCGGATGTGTTGCGCGC is a genomic window containing:
- a CDS encoding DUF1876 domain-containing protein produces the protein MQEVVPMENRWNVEVTFEEDGTRTAATARLTGPNAPDCVGHGYSRRNPHDKPEPKIGEEVATARALSNLAHELLEKAAADIEAVTHQEAHLHA
- a CDS encoding helix-turn-helix domain-containing protein, producing MVFQKAGKEHTPNHKLRALRIQRNWSQQEFAEAIRAKAASMGLNLAADEKRVGRWERGEVRWPSPAYRRVLTELLGVSVEELGFRIPGQLSEAVPRLTAPTRTESENAEECDDPVRRREFVGGALAITGLGVDEETSDWVAPGPGLGLSWIGDENETPARVGLAAVERIEALVKRFQHIDRELGGSDLCTPIARHVRRAFALLKGSCPPGLARRLHSAVAELAQLGGWLSYDAGRYRDAWRYYDMALYAAHGAENRRLVAQILGCMSLQATYVGKAREGVALARSGRDGAAGALTPREEAMLAAREARGYAKLGEETPCLRALDRAREAFAEAGQEASRTSVAFFDAAELAANAGICFLDLGRPAEAEPLLTEALALQDTDQVRNHALYLGRLASTQLLLEDLDRACATAREALAAAQQVASARSVQRLRDFQRQSTRFRDVPVVREFHEELLAVVA
- a CDS encoding cysteine dioxygenase; its protein translation is MTFEALPARTLDKRELRQLVDNLAERPELWRHLVAFSDEKRHYESLYRDEYVDVWLLCWTPRNDTGWHDHDVSSGAVRVVQGAILESNPRIGGDHVEVVVKEGESFCFGPDHIHRLTGVAPQSVSIHAYSPPLWRLGQYVITEDGVMRRVSVSYADELRPLDPAEIAA
- a CDS encoding MFS transporter, with the translated sequence MRRLPPMFSALKHRNYRLWATADLISVTGTWMQVLGLNWLILQLTSSATHVGFAILLQAVPALMFGLWGGAIADRVPARPLLLVTQTGHALLAAALAVIAYRHDDSVLPVYAVAFVSGVVGSLEGPALGRFGAEIVGREDLGNALALGSIINSSGRILGMSLAGALVPLTGTGALFLLNALSFGAVLAAILAVRTDQLHRIARPARHQRGIVAGLRYLRAMPRLLVLFALGFTLSSLGRNYQVTMAAMSEGPLGAGAPGYGLLSVVFAVGTVAGGVLAAARKRLTVRLLLVMAAVTSMLQLMSGTAPGLAMFALLMFPIAAGAVIIDTTMGTRVQLDSAEHMRGRVIAVHGLVASAAGAVGGPALGWLCDRFGPRQALELAGLTTACASVLAAFALARLSDRPLLSLVRLTGSGRWRPPVANGRTGPVVPLGSAIPRPRRGTPVESVVPDHEQVG
- the cobA gene encoding uroporphyrinogen-III C-methyltransferase, translating into MSEKAHLIYPAGLNLAGRRVVVVGGGAVAQRRLPGLLDAGADVLLIAPHVTPSIEAMAAAGEIRWERRPYRPGDLEHAWYALALTDSPEVNAAVAAEAEQRRVFCVRADQAHLGTARTPATGRHDEITVAVLSGDPRRSAAVRDAVVESLREGTLAAPHHREKRPGVALVGGGPGDPELITVRGRRLLAEADVVVVDRLAPRALLDELPPYVEVVDAAKIPYGRAMAQEEINRIIVERAKAGKFVVRLKGGDSFVFGRGYEEVIACAEAGVPVTVVPGITSAIAVPALAGIPVTHRGIAHEYTVVSGHVDPDSPKSLVDWTALARLRGTLVLLMAVERLGAIAKTLIEHGRDADTPAAVIQDGTLPGERVVRATLGTIAEAAEREGVRPPAVVVIGDVVRLSALGG
- a CDS encoding TrmH family RNA methyltransferase, with the protein product MGTVYEVADPADPRLADYVALTDVELRRRKEPAEGLFIAEGEKVIRRALAAGYPMRSMLLSPRWLDAMRDVIEAADASVYVGGEALLEGVTGYRVHRGALAAMARKPLPPPGELLATGRRLAILEDLVDSTNVGVVFRGAAALGIDAVLLSPRCADPLYRRAVKVSMGAVFTIPYARLEPWPAALAEARAAGYTLLALTPDERAVPLHQVPSAALERCALLLGAEGPGLSPRALEAADLRVRIPMARGVDSLNVGAAAAVAFYAVTTR